The following proteins come from a genomic window of Nicotiana tomentosiformis chromosome 12, ASM39032v3, whole genome shotgun sequence:
- the LOC138902463 gene encoding uncharacterized protein: MQFVKTLFLNFWTTHETFNDIVRQNWVAAFIGDPFLKFKQKLKRVKTALSQWSKVTYGDIFKQLPIMEDIVRVKEMSFEEEPTTENIIVLQKARAELKNYLSIEEQYWNQKADMTCFSKGDRNTRLFHNHVNGKRQKLQLKRIQNGDGDWINTQDLMANAALENFELCRFSSIDEVKEAVFALSGESASGPDGFTGIFI, from the exons ATGCAGTTTGTGAAGACATTATTCCTCAATTTTTGGACCACGCATGAGACATTCAATGACATTGTAAGGCAGAATTGGGTAGCTGCCTTTATAGGTGATCCATTTCTTAAGTTCAAGCAGAAGTTAAAGAGAGTAAAGACTGCCTTATCTCAATGGAGTAAGGTGACATATGGGGATATATTCAAACAACTACCTATCATGGAGGATATTGTAAGGGTTAAGGAGATGTCATTTGAAGAAGAGCCAACAACTGAGAACATAATAGTTCTTCAAAAGGCTCGAGCTGAATTGAAGAACTATTTGAGCATTGAAGAACAATATTGGAATCAAAAGGCAGACATGACTTGCTTCTCTAAAGGTGATAGAAATACAAGATTATTTCACAACCATGTTAATGGTAAGAGGCAGAAGTTACAGCTCAAAAGAATACAAAATGGAGATGGAGATTGGATTAACACACAAGATCTCATGGCCAATGCTGCTTTGGAG AACTTTGAGCTATGCAGATTTTCATCTATAGACGAGGTTAAGGAGGCAGTATTTGCTTTGAGTGGTGAGAGTGCTAGTGGACCTGATGGTTTCACTGGCATTTTCATATAG